In Rhodanobacter humi, the genomic stretch ACAAGCCCTACGGCGTGCTCTGCCAGTTCACCGACGGGCGCGGCCGGCCCACGCTGGCCGACTATGTGAAACAGAAGGGCGTCTACGCGGCGGGCCGGCTGGACCACGACAGCGAAGGCCTGCTGCTGCTCACCGACGACGGCCGGCTGCAGCAGCGGCTGGCCGACCCGCGCCACAAGCAGCCCAAGACCTACCTGGTGCAGGTGGACGGCGCGATCGACGATGCGGCGCTCGCCGCGCTGCGCCGTGGCGTGGTGCTGAACGACGGCCCCACCTTGCCGGCGCCCGTCGAGCATGCCGTGGAGCCGGACTGGTTGTGGCCGCGCGACCCGCCGGTGCGCTTCCGCAAGGCGATCCCCACCAGCTGGCTCACGCTCACCTTGCGCGAGGGACGCAACCGCCAGGTGCGGCGGATGACGGCAGCGGTGGGCTTCCCCACGCTGCGGCTGATCCGCGTGCGCATCGGCGAGCACGCGCTGGATGGCTTGGTGCCGGGCGAAACGCGCGTGATCGTTTGAAGAGTGCGGCCGTGGATGGCCGCCCGTTTGATCCTTGCGATCAGGGATGATCGCAAAAGTCATGCGTTGAGACGCGATAATCGCGGCACCCGTCCCCACGGAGTCCGCGCATGGAATTCAAGGATCACTTCTCCGGCCACGCCGCGCTGTACCGCGACGCGCGCCCGTTGCCGCCCGCCGACTGGTTCGACTGGCTGGCGCAGCAGGCACCCGACCGCGCGCTGGCCTGGGATGCCGGCTGCGGCAACGGCCAGGCCAGCCTCGGCCTCGCCGCGCATTTCGGGCGCGTGGTCGCCACCGATCCCAGCGCCACTCAGATCGCGCAGGCCGCGGCGCATCCGCGCATCGACTACCGCGTGGAGCCGGCCGAACGCAGCACGCTTGCCGCGGGCAGCGCGAACCTGGTCGGCGTGTCCCAGGCGCTGCACTGGTTCGACCTCGACGCCTTCCATGCCGAGGTGCGCCGCGTGGCGAAACCCGGCGCGCTGCTGGCGATCTCCGCCTACGGCAACTGCAGCGTGAGCCGCGGGGTCGATGCGGTCGAACGGCGCCTCTACGCCGACACGC encodes the following:
- a CDS encoding class I SAM-dependent methyltransferase, which gives rise to MEFKDHFSGHAALYRDARPLPPADWFDWLAQQAPDRALAWDAGCGNGQASLGLAAHFGRVVATDPSATQIAQAAAHPRIDYRVEPAERSTLAAGSANLVGVSQALHWFDLDAFHAEVRRVAKPGALLAISAYGNCSVSRGVDAVERRLYADTLGPDWPPERALVDAGYRDLPFPFAPVEAPSFMMRADWNLAQFLAYLRSWSATQRYAKRTGSDAVHAAMPELAAAWGDPEQMRAVRWPFFTRVGRVD
- a CDS encoding pseudouridine synthase gives rise to the protein MLIALNKPYGVLCQFTDGRGRPTLADYVKQKGVYAAGRLDHDSEGLLLLTDDGRLQQRLADPRHKQPKTYLVQVDGAIDDAALAALRRGVVLNDGPTLPAPVEHAVEPDWLWPRDPPVRFRKAIPTSWLTLTLREGRNRQVRRMTAAVGFPTLRLIRVRIGEHALDGLVPGETRVIV